A segment of the Kazachstania africana CBS 2517 chromosome 2, complete genome genome:
ATAACGGCCGCCTCAATAGACCCACCTGTCAAATCTAAGGATGTATGGTATGCCTCGACCCAAGATCTGAGAGAGGCACCAGTATCTTCACTAAATACAACAATAATGTTCTTCGACCATATTGGCCAACGCCAGAAAAATCTTGCTAGTGAAACACCTAAAGCAGCGCCACCTGTATTGAATTGTCCCTCAGAATTGTGCCATGGAATGGCCAAGACAATGGCTTCCGTGCCGTCGCCTCTTGGTGAGTGAAAGATCCCATATATGGTACTGTTATTGTGAGTATCAGTTTTGGCTCCAATGTCATTCAGCCAAGTTTCCATTATATCATTTCTTTCCGTAAGAGGTAAATCCACCATATTCTCTACCTGTGTACGATATCCTCTTAGGATGTTCCATTCCGTTTCTCTGAAGTAACTGTATGCCTGAGAGGGCATAAGGGCGTTCTCTGATATATAAGTGTTCCTGTATTGACCATCAATTGGTAAGATAGCTATCGAAATTAAGCTGATTAGAGCAATAATTTTCGAGAATAAAGGTAAATACTTTTTCAGCTTTGGGACAAGTCCCATTACCGCTACCTGTCTTTTCACTCTTTCCACTAGACCCATCCTGGTTTCAAAGCTAAAAGTTCGGTCTTGATTCAATGCAAGCACGTATCTTCAGTATCAACCTCGATGACTTTTGTATCTGAGTTCTCGAAAATGAATCTTCCTTTCAGTGAACAGCAATGATCAAATATAAACTCTTTGTCTATCGCGCTCTCGCATAAATATTTTccagaaattaaaagatattCTGCTTActtgaaatattcaacTTTTGGTATGTATAGAACTTATGCAACCCAGCCAATTCATAGACTAGATTTGCTATAGAAGCGCAATTATCATGGGTAGATTTCAGAATCCTTTAACCaatggaaaagaaaaaggagGTGATAATTTCCACTTTATTGGTGTTGATGTCGGCACAGGCTCTGTAAGAGCCTGCGTGATTGACAGAAAGGGAGATATTTTGGCTTTAGTTGATAAGCCTATTAGTAGGGAGGAATTGAAACCAGGTTTCATAACACAATCCTCGGAAGAAATTTGGGATAGTATCTGTTTCTGTGTTCGGAAAGTCATCGCTGACGCTAAGATTCCTGCTAATAAGGTCATTGGTATTGGTTTCGACGCAACCTGTTCACTGGCCGTAGTAGATAAGGATACTTTGGAAGGACTTGCTGTAGGCCCGCAATTTTCCAAGAATgatcaaaatatcattatgTGGATGGATCACAGAGCATCGCAGGAGACAGAtgaaataaattcaatttatgATGCCCCTTTGAAGTATGTAGGCGGCAAAATGTCAATTGAAATGGAAATGCCAAAAATTAAGTGGTTGAAAAATCATATGCCAAGAGAAACATTTCGAAAGGCCGTGTTTTTTGACCTGCCTGATTACTTAACTTTCAAGGCCACAGGAATGCAAAATAGATCTCTTTGTTCAGCAGTTTGCAAACAAGGTTTACTTCCAATTGGGGTAGAAGGTTCAACTGAAGGTTGGTCAAGAACGTTTCTTAGTAACACTGGCTTGCCAGAATTAATAGAAAACGAATTTGAAAGGATTGGGGGTCCAGGCAACAATTCCAGGAATTTCTTAAGTGCAGGTGAATATGTTTCGACATTATCCAAAAGTTCAGGCGAGCAACTTGGCTTGACCGAGAGTTGCGTCGTTGGTTCAGGTTTAATAGATGCATATGCAGGACTTATAGGAACAATAGCTGCAAGGATAGATGAAAGTGCGCGCACCCAGGATGATGCGAATGGGCAAGATCTACAAAACGCAATAGGTAGGCTTGCTGCTGTTGCCGGGACCTCTACATGCCATATAACCTTATCAGATAAGCCTATCTTTGTTAATGGTGTCTGGGGACCTTATAAAGATATCTTGGCCAAGGATTATTGGTGTGCTGAAGGAGGGCAGAGCTGTACAGGCGAATTGTTGAAACATGTCATAACGACACATCCAGCATACGAAGAGCTCAAAATAAAGGCTGCGAAGTCAAAACTTGACCTTTTTGAATGTCTGAATGAGATTATACGCGATCTTGCCGAGCAAAAGGGTACATGTACGATATTGGAGTTAACGAAAGGCCTATTTCTTTATGGTGATTACCATGGAAATAGATCTCCCATTGCAGATCCCCGAATGAGGGCTTCTATTATTGGACAATCCATGGACACAACGGTAGAATCCTTGGCACTTATATACTTAGCAGCATGTGAATTCATAGCACATCAAACGCGACATATCATTacaaaaatgaatgaaGCTGGGCACTCAATACGGAGCATATACATGTCAGGGGGTCAATGtagaaataatatattaatGGAATTGTTGGCTGACTTTACAGGTTTACCCGTTGTTATTCCCAAATATATTGATGCTGCTGTCGTGTTCGGAGCAGCATTAATAGGTGCAACTGCATGGGACGTTTTTAATCAGTGCGAAACTAATGATGATAGAGTTCCACAGGTTGAACATACTTTATGGAATGCTATGGTTAAAATGACAGGTAACGGTACGACTATTGCACCGAAAGTGAATAGGCACGCTTCACAAGCGCTTTTGAATACTAAGTATAAAATTTACATGGATATGGCAAAAACACAGAAAAAATACAGAAGTTTAATTGACGACAGCTTGAGCGTGCAATAGGTGAATTTCACTTGGCTCTCGCCTTTTCCCTTAGTGGGTTTTTGAGCATTTGGTTTATCGTTCCTAAGTTTGCCTTAATGATGCCAGGCCGTCTATTGGAAATTCTATCTCGGGAAAACACGATATGCATAGAAGTCTATAGGGAAATTATTGTTTATAAAACACTTTAATGGATATATACGTTATGAGAAGGTGATATTTACATAGTTTGTTAGTACTATCGCTTCTGTCTTGTCATTTACTGTCGCTAACAGCTATATTGTATTCTTCTCTTAATCTCGTTAGAATTAGATCGTCTCTGTTAACCAAGCCGACTCGAGAATAAATATCTGTTATGTTGTCCAAGCACCATTTTACTTGTTTCCATTGTCCTTGTTCAGCCCACATCTTTGCGGCAAGTAATCTGAAGAACGCAGCTTTACGTTTTCTCGTTAGCCCTTGTGAAACAATGTTACTTGGGTTCAAATCGTCCTGAGAGTTTAGTATACGATGTTCGTTGTCAGCAGGCTCTTCTAGATTGTCTTGCTTTTGCACTTGTTCTACTTTAGATTTTATTCTCGGATCTACTCGTAAGTCATAGCAATCACTTAATCTTTCCCAGATCATGATACGAGAACAGGGACCTAACCTTGATTCTTCAAGAATAGATTCTAAGTAGTTGATTGCGTAAGGTGTGGAAGTCCACGTATCGcttaaagaaagaaaaagctcagaagataaaattaaacATCGAGTTTCATATGAAAGTACGGGCTCTAAGGAGGTAGATTCATTTGTGGggccaatttttttattactCAGGTGTGTATTTGCTGCACAAGCATCATAGGCGTCCAATGCCCTATCGATTAAAGGGCTTATGtcattcttcatcattttgaCTGTAACAATATTTTGGGCACCCATTAGAAGAGAAACAGCTTCCCATTCTAAACAGGAGGCCAGATATTTTGGAAACAGTTCCAGATCATGACTTAATATCTCGTAAGTCGCATAGCCAGTTTTGAAATCGGAAAGCATAATAGACCAGTCAGCTAACTTCCTTAATAAGAGCTCAGGAGATGAAGAAGCGAAATACTCATTCCCATCGTGGTCTTTTGTTAAGATATTCTGTTGTTGATGCGACGAAGTAGATGCTCTTGACATtagtttcttcaaaaactttGATCCATGAAAAATCGATTTTTTTGGCTGTAAAACTGTCTCTTCCCAGAATGCTATCTTACGTTGCATGAATGGAATCAGTAGGGCATATACTAATTTTTCGAGCATATCGTACGTTGTATTCGTTAGTTCTATTGGCAAGGTGTTTTGTTCATCGGattgtaaaaaataaatcatttCATCTAATGATGACATTACAGGTTGATGCAATTTGATGAATGGCTCTGTTTGATAAGAATTTTTCCATAAAGGTAGGGATATGCTTTCTACAAATAACTGCTTCTTGATCTTAACGGAAAGCTCTTCACATTGTTGAACTTCTTCTGGTGAATCAGCATTATAGCACAAAAGAAATACCGGTAACATATCGTATGTGTTAATGTAAATGggaaatttatcaattgtattatgcaaatttttgaatttgattaGGAGTCCTTTAGCGTCCTCGTATGATTGTGAGTTAGTTATATCTAACGCAATCAAAGACATGATTGGATGATTGAAGGATTCAAACGGTGATAGAGTTGTTGTAGAAGAGATTGCCAACGAGAAGAAGTTATGGTATAGGGACTTTTTTAGTAGCTGATGAGAAGTCGAATCAAATGTAAACTTCTCAACTAATTCTAAATATTGGCGTAAGTATGATTCCAATGAGTGATGGTCAAAAAGCATATCATTCTTATCATGACGTTCTACAAGGTCTGGTAAGGGCCGCGTAAATCTAATATATTGGGATTGCGTCGAATCTCTCTGAAAGAGACTGTTCGACCTGCTTCTAGCACGTGTAGTCTTGGTGGTTGTTAAGCTGGACGATGAATGAGGTGCATTTGCTTTCGATTCGCTAGCCTGATCTCTATCTGAGACACAACCACCAAAAAATCTTAGCAACATATAAAGAGAGTCAATTGAGTAGGTATCTTGTATATGTTTATCTAATTCAGGTGTTGAAGTAACGGTAATCACGGGCGCTATAGCATGGGATACAATTCTTCTGGCAATTTCAGACggtatattttcatcactACACTCTAAATGAAACAGAAGGTTCATATAATGCTCATATGAGAAATTTATCATACTTTCgaatattttctcttgttTAGTACCTTTTCCAATTATTTATGTTGCTTGCACCTATCTATTAATTCACTAGCTATGCAGCTTTTTATATGTGTCAAATATTCAGTATATAACATATCTTTACATcgcttttcaaattttgttgcGCATTCTTGAAAGCATAAAGTACTGAAGAGATAGTCAAATATCTCTAAAGTGAGAAATTGAAGCTCGTTGCAGCAAGATATAGTGTGGATTTAAAGCATCGAATTGTGTATTATACAATTCAGATAACAGATCACAGTTAATGTCTTCTAATGTTGGTGGCACAGAAGAGGTATCATCCACATTTGgaaaatcattatcattaaaaGTGGATGGAGGCTTTAATGCAGTCTCAATCAATCCTTCTGGTAGGGATGTGGTACTTGCAAGCAGGCAGGGTCTCTATAT
Coding sequences within it:
- the KAFR0B05560 gene encoding putative phosphotransferase (similar to Saccharomyces cerevisiae YDR109C; ancestral locus Anc_8.257), yielding MGRFQNPLTNGKEKGGDNFHFIGVDVGTGSVRACVIDRKGDILALVDKPISREELKPGFITQSSEEIWDSICFCVRKVIADAKIPANKVIGIGFDATCSLAVVDKDTLEGLAVGPQFSKNDQNIIMWMDHRASQETDEINSIYDAPLKYVGGKMSIEMEMPKIKWLKNHMPRETFRKAVFFDLPDYLTFKATGMQNRSLCSAVCKQGLLPIGVEGSTEGWSRTFLSNTGLPELIENEFERIGGPGNNSRNFLSAGEYVSTLSKSSGEQLGLTESCVVGSGLIDAYAGLIGTIAARIDESARTQDDANGQDLQNAIGRLAAVAGTSTCHITLSDKPIFVNGVWGPYKDILAKDYWCAEGGQSCTGELLKHVITTHPAYEELKIKAAKSKLDLFECLNEIIRDLAEQKGTCTILELTKGLFLYGDYHGNRSPIADPRMRASIIGQSMDTTVESLALIYLAACEFIAHQTRHIITKMNEAGHSIRSIYMSGGQCRNNILMELLADFTGLPVVIPKYIDAAVVFGAALIGATAWDVFNQCETNDDRVPQVEHTLWNAMVKMTGNGTTIAPKVNRHASQALLNTKYKIYMDMAKTQKKYRSLIDDSLSVQ
- the TRS85 gene encoding Trs85p (similar to Saccharomyces cerevisiae GSG1 (YDR108W); ancestral locus Anc_8.255), encoding MINFSYEHYMNLLFHLECSDENIPSEIARRIVSHAIAPVITVTSTPELDKHIQDTYSIDSLYMLLRFFGGCVSDRDQASESKANAPHSSSSLTTTKTTRARSRSNSLFQRDSTQSQYIRFTRPLPDLVERHDKNDMLFDHHSLESYLRQYLELVEKFTFDSTSHQLLKKSLYHNFFSLAISSTTTLSPFESFNHPIMSLIALDITNSQSYEDAKGLLIKFKNLHNTIDKFPIYINTYDMLPVFLLCYNADSPEEVQQCEELSVKIKKQLFVESISLPLWKNSYQTEPFIKLHQPVMSSLDEMIYFLQSDEQNTLPIELTNTTYDMLEKLVYALLIPFMQRKIAFWEETVLQPKKSIFHGSKFLKKLMSRASTSSHQQQNILTKDHDGNEYFASSSPELLLRKLADWSIMLSDFKTGYATYEILSHDLELFPKYLASCLEWEAVSLLMGAQNIVTVKMMKNDISPLIDRALDAYDACAANTHLSNKKIGPTNESTSLEPVLSYETRCLILSSELFLSLSDTWTSTPYAINYLESILEESRLGPCSRIMIWERLSDCYDLRVDPRIKSKVEQVQKQDNLEEPADNEHRILNSQDDLNPSNIVSQGLTRKRKAAFFRLLAAKMWAEQGQWKQVKWCLDNITDIYSRVGLVNRDDLILTRLREEYNIAVSDSK